The segment GCCACGCAGCCGGTGCGCCAGCCGGTTCGCGCGGGCGTTCAGCTCCCGATACGTCAGCCGCTCCTCCCCAAACACCACCGCCAACTCATCCGGCGTCCGCTCCACTTGCCCCTCAAAAAGCTCCGTTACCGTCGCCTCCCGCGGGTACTCGACGGCAGGCGCGTTCCCCTCGATCTGGAGCCGACCCGCCTCGCCTTCACCGAGAAGTGGCAGCTCGGAGAGCCGTGCCTGGGGCCGGCCCGCCACCCCCTTGAGGAGTTCCTCCAGGTGCCCGAGCATCCTGGCTACGGTCGGCTCGTCGAACAGCTCGGTGCTGTACTCGAAGGCCCCCGCCAGCGAGTCTTCGCTCTCGGTTACGTACAGGGTGAGGTCGAACTTGGCGACCCCGTTGTCGAGGCCTCCCGCGGACCAAGTCAGTCCTGGCTTCGGGGGGGCGGGCCGGGGTGCGTTTTGGAGGGTGAATGCCACCTGGAAGAGCGGGTGTCGGGCCAGGTCGCGCTCCGGGCGCAGCTCCTCCACCAGCTTCTCGAAGGGTGCCTCTTGATTGGCAAAACCGGCCATGGTCAGGCCGCGCACCCGCGCCACCAGCTCACGGAACGAGGGGTCGCCAGAGAGATCTGTTCGAAAGACAAGCATGTTGGCGAAGAAACCGACGAGTCCTTCGAGCTCGGCGTGGGTGCGGGCCGCCACCGGCGATCCAACGGAGATGTCGACCTGCCAGGTGTAACGGTGAAGCAGCGCCTGAAAGGCCGCCAGGAGCGTCATGAAGAGCGTGACGCCCTCGCGCCGGCTGAAGGCCTTCAGCTCCTCGCGGAGACCCGGGCCAAAAGTCCGAAAGTGCCAAGCCCCGGCAAGGCTCTGCGCCGGAGGCCGCGGTCGGTCCGTGGGCAGGCTCAGGGAGTCCGCCCCCGCCAGCTGGTCCCGCCAGTAGGAAAGCTGTCGCTCCAGCACCTCGCC is part of the Vicinamibacteria bacterium genome and harbors:
- a CDS encoding condensation domain-containing protein — encoded protein: MSGSDSPSLAGLSPEKRKVFSRLLKEKGIGVLPTEGVPRRKDATQWPLSFAQRRLWLLDRLEPGSPRYNVFSAVSLGGRLDLEALERALTEILRRHEILRARIIDMAGEPVQRIEPLEAVALPLTDLRGWPEEQRPSELRRLATEEARLPFDLARGPLIRCSIVRSASEQHTLFLSLHHIVSDAWSLSVVLYELRALYGAFSEGRPSPLPEPLIQYADFAAWQRDSLSGEVLERQLSYWRDQLAGADSLSLPTDRPRPPAQSLAGAWHFRTFGPGLREELKAFSRREGVTLFMTLLAAFQALLHRYTWQVDISVGSPVAARTHAELEGLVGFFANMLVFRTDLSGDPSFRELVARVRGLTMAGFANQEAPFEKLVEELRPERDLARHPLFQVAFTLQNAPRPAPPKPGLTWSAGGLDNGVAKFDLTLYVTESEDSLAGAFEYSTELFDEPTVARMLGHLEELLKGVAGRPQARLSELPLLGEGEAGRLQIEGNAPAVEYPREATVTELFEGQVERTPDELAVVFGEERLTYRELNARANRLAHRLRG